A region from the Achromobacter seleniivolatilans genome encodes:
- a CDS encoding LysR family transcriptional regulator: protein MNFKQLEAFLAFMTAGSTIEAAQRLGTSQPAISRLLSQFEQDLGVQLFVRRKGRLHPTNEAEALLPDVQNMIADAESLHRHVNQLRLGGLRRTLIRVQLPSTVAQTVMPQVAEVFLSDFPDVALEVLVGTYETSEAAVLGREADVALVRSPPMNSGLSMVLRLATEAVCILPPDHPLLVQETISSADLIGEDLVLLGRQRSLRHQIDQVFRQVRMMPQIRAEVHSVEMACRLVARGLGVSIVNGLFAHLCRDMGIQCRPFRPQIDYYLGMATLGGQAPHPLVPELTRRILQAMLERAGAGVFQVLPLEPDEGTGSADSNAAVSVFSAAAGPRHESG from the coding sequence ATGAACTTCAAACAGCTAGAGGCTTTTCTTGCCTTCATGACCGCAGGTTCCACCATCGAGGCGGCGCAGCGGCTTGGCACGTCCCAACCCGCTATCAGCCGTTTGTTGAGCCAGTTTGAGCAAGACTTGGGCGTGCAACTGTTCGTGCGCAGAAAGGGGCGCTTGCATCCAACCAACGAGGCCGAGGCGTTGCTGCCGGATGTGCAGAACATGATTGCGGATGCGGAGTCTCTGCATCGCCATGTGAACCAGTTGCGGCTGGGTGGTTTGCGTCGCACGCTGATTCGTGTGCAGTTGCCCAGCACGGTCGCGCAGACGGTCATGCCACAGGTGGCCGAGGTATTTCTGTCTGATTTTCCCGATGTGGCTTTGGAGGTTCTGGTGGGCACCTACGAAACCAGCGAGGCCGCGGTGCTGGGCCGCGAGGCCGACGTCGCGCTGGTGCGGTCGCCACCCATGAATTCCGGTCTGAGCATGGTGTTGCGGCTGGCCACCGAGGCCGTGTGCATTCTGCCCCCGGATCACCCCCTGCTGGTGCAAGAGACCATCTCGTCTGCCGACCTGATCGGCGAAGACCTGGTGCTGCTGGGACGCCAGCGCTCATTGCGTCACCAGATTGACCAGGTGTTTCGGCAGGTGCGCATGATGCCGCAGATACGCGCTGAGGTGCATTCCGTGGAAATGGCTTGCAGACTGGTCGCGCGCGGACTGGGTGTATCGATTGTGAACGGCTTGTTTGCACATCTGTGCCGCGACATGGGCATTCAGTGCCGTCCGTTCCGCCCGCAGATCGACTATTACCTGGGTATGGCCACGCTTGGCGGGCAGGCGCCGCATCCGCTGGTGCCGGAATTGACACGGCGAATTCTGCAAGCGATGTTGGAACGAGCAGGCGCTGGGGTGTTTCAGGTTTTGCCGTTGGAGCCGGACGAAGGGACTGGCAGCGCAGACTCCAATGCGGCTGTCAGCGTATTTTCGGCAGCTGCCGGGCCACGTCACGAATCCGGCTGA
- a CDS encoding ABC transporter permease: MTAFIIRRLCQSIVILALTSLIVFAGVYAIGDPIEILVPADASQAEIAQAVSSLGLDLPLYQQYLKFVGNALHGDLGNSFVFNQPAIQLILQRLPATLELAFVALLLALIIGLPLGLVAGLKPDSALDRSIMAGSILGFSLPNFWQGIMLVLIFSVTLGWLPSTGRGPTGELLGMRSSLASWDGIRHLILPALNLALFKIALIVRLTRSGVRETMPLDYVKFARAKGLRESRVIFIHVLKNIMIPIVTVVGMEFGSLIAFATVTETIFAWPGVGKLIIDSIMKLDRPVVVAYLLIVVTMFIVLNLLVDIIYSVLDPRVRVGASE, from the coding sequence ATGACCGCCTTCATTATCCGTCGGCTCTGCCAGAGCATTGTGATACTGGCGCTGACCTCGCTGATTGTGTTTGCCGGCGTCTACGCCATCGGTGACCCCATCGAGATCCTGGTGCCCGCCGACGCGTCGCAAGCTGAAATCGCGCAGGCCGTCAGTTCGCTGGGGCTTGATTTACCCCTGTATCAGCAGTATTTGAAATTCGTTGGGAACGCGCTGCACGGTGATCTGGGAAATTCCTTTGTCTTCAATCAGCCCGCCATCCAGCTCATTCTGCAACGCCTGCCCGCCACCCTTGAGCTGGCATTCGTTGCGTTGCTGTTGGCGCTGATCATTGGTTTGCCGCTGGGGCTCGTCGCCGGATTGAAGCCGGACTCGGCGCTGGACCGCAGCATCATGGCGGGATCTATTCTGGGATTCAGCCTGCCGAATTTCTGGCAGGGCATCATGCTGGTGCTGATCTTCTCGGTGACGCTGGGCTGGTTGCCATCGACCGGTCGCGGCCCCACGGGCGAACTGTTAGGCATGCGCTCAAGCCTGGCCTCTTGGGATGGCATCCGCCACCTGATCCTGCCCGCACTGAATCTGGCGCTGTTCAAGATCGCGCTGATCGTGCGCCTGACCCGCAGCGGCGTACGCGAAACGATGCCATTGGACTACGTGAAATTCGCACGCGCCAAGGGTCTGCGAGAGTCGCGCGTGATCTTCATACATGTGCTCAAGAACATCATGATCCCGATTGTGACGGTCGTGGGCATGGAGTTCGGGTCGCTGATTGCATTCGCCACGGTGACCGAAACCATATTCGCTTGGCCAGGCGTCGGCAAACTGATCATCGACAGCATCATGAAGCTGGACCGCCCCGTTGTGGTCGCCTATCTGCTGATCGTTGTCACCATGTTCATCGTGCTGAACCTGCTGGTGGACATCATTTATTCCGTCCTGGACCCCCGCGTCCGCGTGGGAGCTTCCGAATGA
- a CDS encoding ABC transporter permease has protein sequence MKNRSLKIGLPSRDTTFGQAVHGVLDSRPATIAAAIFLLLVLAAILAPWIAPQNPYDLAAITILDGRMAPGSQGVYGDMYWAGTDAQGRDMLSAMMYGLRTSLSVGVLSGLFAMAVGTVLGLTAAYFGGRIDALIMRLVDLMLGFPTILVALMMLAILGQGVDKVILALVVVQWAYFARAVRATAVVERRKEYMEAALCLGLSHRRALFSQLLPNCIPPVIVIAMIQTANAIAAEATLSFLGIGLPVTEPSLGLLIANGYQQMLAGLYWISVFPGVLLLTVVFTMNIVGDRVREALNPRLQK, from the coding sequence ATGAAGAACCGCTCGTTGAAGATTGGCCTGCCCAGTCGCGACACCACATTCGGTCAGGCCGTGCATGGCGTGCTGGACAGCCGCCCCGCCACCATCGCCGCCGCAATCTTCCTGCTGCTGGTACTGGCCGCCATTCTGGCTCCGTGGATCGCGCCCCAGAACCCCTACGACCTGGCAGCCATCACCATTCTGGACGGCCGAATGGCGCCTGGCAGCCAGGGCGTCTATGGCGATATGTATTGGGCGGGCACCGACGCCCAAGGACGCGACATGCTGTCGGCCATGATGTATGGCTTGCGCACAAGCTTGAGCGTGGGCGTGTTGAGCGGACTGTTTGCCATGGCCGTAGGCACCGTCCTGGGACTGACCGCCGCCTATTTCGGCGGCCGTATCGATGCGTTGATCATGCGTCTGGTGGACCTGATGCTGGGCTTTCCCACCATTCTCGTCGCGCTGATGATGCTGGCTATTCTGGGCCAAGGCGTAGACAAGGTGATCCTGGCGCTGGTGGTTGTGCAATGGGCCTACTTTGCACGCGCCGTGCGCGCCACCGCTGTCGTCGAACGCCGCAAGGAATACATGGAAGCCGCGCTGTGCCTGGGCCTGAGCCACCGCCGGGCGCTGTTCTCGCAACTGCTGCCCAACTGCATCCCGCCAGTCATCGTCATTGCAATGATTCAAACGGCCAACGCGATCGCCGCCGAGGCCACGCTGAGCTTTCTGGGCATTGGTCTGCCCGTCACCGAACCGTCGCTGGGCTTGCTGATTGCAAACGGCTACCAGCAGATGTTGGCCGGCCTGTACTGGATCAGCGTGTTCCCTGGCGTGTTGCTGCTGACCGTGGTCTTCACCATGAACATCGTGGGCGACCGTGTCCGCGAGGCGCTGAACCCGCGCCTGCAGAAATAG
- a CDS encoding ABC transporter ATP-binding protein: MTSPTPTLSVRNLRTWFHTRAGVVRAVDDVSFDVHPGEILGLVGESGSGKSITGFSILGLIDPPGRIDCGQILFKGTDLATLTRQELRQLRGNRIAMVFQDPMMTLNPVFRIETQMIETVRTHERCSHKAAWARARDTLAAVGIPSPAERLKAYPHQLSGGMRQRVAIAIAMLHKPDLIIADEPTTALDVTIQAQILAEMQKLCAETGTAMVWVSHDLAVVAGLADRVCVMYAGRVVESGDTDSILDYPQHPYTIGLIGSVPSNEHMGDRLYQIPGMAPSPLALPAGCAFNPRCAHATDRCRSEQPPIAADGNRTHRCFHPQTGALL; the protein is encoded by the coding sequence ATGACTTCACCAACTCCTACGCTTTCTGTGCGCAACCTGCGTACCTGGTTTCACACCAGGGCGGGCGTGGTGCGCGCAGTCGATGACGTGAGCTTTGATGTCCATCCAGGAGAAATCCTGGGTCTGGTGGGCGAATCAGGCTCTGGAAAATCCATCACCGGCTTCTCAATACTCGGTTTGATCGACCCGCCGGGCCGCATCGACTGCGGGCAAATCCTGTTCAAAGGCACTGACCTGGCGACCCTGACCAGGCAAGAGTTGCGGCAGCTGCGCGGCAATCGTATCGCCATGGTGTTTCAGGACCCCATGATGACGTTGAACCCGGTTTTCCGCATCGAAACCCAAATGATCGAAACCGTTCGCACGCATGAACGTTGCAGCCACAAAGCGGCATGGGCGCGGGCGCGCGACACCTTGGCGGCGGTCGGCATACCGTCGCCAGCCGAACGATTGAAAGCCTATCCGCATCAGTTGTCGGGCGGCATGCGCCAACGCGTGGCCATTGCGATCGCTATGCTGCACAAGCCGGACCTGATCATCGCCGACGAACCCACAACCGCGCTGGACGTGACCATCCAAGCGCAGATCCTGGCTGAAATGCAAAAGCTCTGCGCCGAAACCGGAACAGCCATGGTCTGGGTCAGTCATGACCTGGCAGTTGTGGCCGGGCTGGCGGACCGCGTCTGCGTCATGTACGCAGGGCGCGTGGTGGAGTCAGGAGACACCGACAGCATCCTGGACTATCCGCAGCATCCTTACACCATCGGCCTGATCGGTTCGGTGCCCAGCAATGAACACATGGGTGACCGTCTATATCAGATTCCCGGCATGGCGCCGTCGCCGTTGGCTCTGCCCGCTGGCTGCGCCTTCAATCCCCGCTGCGCGCACGCGACCGACCGCTGCCGCAGCGAACAGCCGCCCATCGCTGCCGACGGCAACCGCACACACCGGTGCTTTCACCCCCAGACAGGAGCCCTCTTGTGA
- a CDS encoding ABC transporter ATP-binding protein, with protein MNAPILMQARQVSRLFVKRPDYAERLAGWLGATVNSHTVHAVDRVDLTIHQGEVVGLVGESGCGKSTLGRVLAGILPATSGSIQTPAGELRSLTGRAAHTQRMATQMIFQDPMSSLNPRKRVRDIIGEAPLANRIIARGDYDNYVIDVMRRVGLDPDYRNRFPHQFSGGQRQRIGIGRALAVKPEFLICDESIAALDVSIQAQILNLFMDLRQDLGLTYLFISHDLGVVQRISDRTVIMYLGRIVESGPTAEVFTTPRHPYTQALLEEVPRLSNRKRRFHAITGEIPSPLNPPAGCHFHPRCPRAIAQCKTQAPALQAVASGHQAACHLLDGQA; from the coding sequence GTGAACGCGCCGATCCTGATGCAAGCCCGCCAAGTATCGCGCTTGTTCGTCAAACGACCTGATTACGCCGAGCGCCTGGCGGGCTGGCTAGGCGCCACCGTGAATTCCCACACCGTCCACGCGGTGGATCGCGTCGACCTCACCATCCATCAAGGCGAAGTCGTGGGATTGGTGGGCGAATCGGGCTGCGGAAAGTCCACCCTGGGCCGTGTGTTGGCAGGCATCTTGCCCGCCACCTCGGGGTCCATCCAGACACCCGCGGGCGAGTTGCGCAGCCTGACCGGGCGGGCCGCTCACACCCAGCGCATGGCCACGCAGATGATCTTTCAAGACCCGATGTCGTCGCTGAATCCGCGCAAACGGGTACGCGACATCATCGGTGAAGCCCCATTGGCCAACCGCATCATCGCTCGGGGCGACTATGACAACTACGTGATCGACGTCATGCGTCGCGTGGGCCTGGACCCCGACTACCGCAACCGCTTTCCGCATCAGTTCTCGGGCGGGCAGCGCCAACGTATCGGCATCGGCCGCGCCTTGGCTGTGAAACCCGAATTCCTGATTTGCGATGAATCCATCGCAGCGCTCGATGTCTCCATCCAAGCGCAGATTTTGAATTTGTTCATGGACCTGCGCCAGGATCTTGGTCTGACCTACCTGTTCATCAGCCATGACCTGGGCGTGGTTCAGCGCATCAGCGACCGCACCGTCATCATGTATCTCGGCCGCATCGTGGAATCCGGCCCCACAGCCGAGGTCTTCACAACGCCTCGCCATCCTTATACGCAGGCGCTGCTGGAGGAAGTACCGCGTTTGTCGAATCGCAAGCGGCGCTTTCATGCCATCACGGGCGAGATTCCTTCCCCATTAAATCCGCCGGCCGGCTGTCATTTTCATCCTCGCTGCCCGCGCGCGATCGCCCAGTGCAAGACACAGGCTCCCGCACTGCAAGCCGTTGCCTCCGGCCACCAGGCCGCATGCCATCTACTTGACGGGCAGGCATGA
- a CDS encoding ABC transporter substrate-binding protein has protein sequence MTPQSLLLRGLLALALAASSASSLARPLLTIGHSSEPSSIDPLFSRTGNNQAAAENIFERLVSTDPNMQTRPGLALAWRTLEPTLWEIKLRPGVTFHDDTPFTAEDVVFSLGRAPKVPNSPAPFTGAVRSIAHIDVVDPLTLRIRTKAPTPDFMEQIGLVYMLSRRAAEGKRSEDFNSGKAAVGTGPYKFLRWQPGDSLELERNEHYWGRRPDFDRVLIRYIANDAARISALLSGSVDLIDSVPPTDAKNLKDKPGYTLYQSPSARLIYLALDSSRDISPFVTDADGKPMRANPLKDVRVRQAISKMFMREPITTRLLSGAGVPAGQMVPEGLGGYASSLPAPAYDLEGARALLAQAGYPKGFGLTLHSSNDRFAGDSDLAQALAQMMARAGVRINGVVTQPYNVYAGASGKQQYSAFIFSYGNNTADSSNGLTNVLATYDKAAGTGAFNRSRYSNPELDRFLSQASQEFDPEKRDALLRRAAEAGFNDVGIVPLYFPVAFWGARNGTVMHANKLERTSMLYIQEAK, from the coding sequence ATGACACCCCAATCCCTGTTGTTGCGCGGCCTGCTTGCCCTGGCCCTGGCCGCCTCCTCGGCCAGCTCCCTGGCGCGCCCGCTGCTGACCATCGGCCATTCGAGCGAACCGTCTTCCATCGATCCGCTTTTTTCACGCACGGGCAATAACCAGGCCGCGGCCGAGAACATCTTTGAACGCTTGGTTTCCACCGACCCAAACATGCAGACGCGTCCGGGGCTGGCCCTTGCCTGGAGAACCCTGGAACCGACACTCTGGGAAATCAAGTTGCGGCCGGGCGTGACCTTCCACGATGACACGCCATTCACAGCGGAGGACGTGGTGTTCTCGCTGGGGCGCGCGCCCAAGGTGCCCAACAGCCCTGCCCCCTTCACCGGCGCCGTACGCTCCATAGCGCACATCGACGTGGTAGATCCCTTGACCTTGCGCATCCGCACCAAGGCGCCCACGCCCGACTTCATGGAGCAGATCGGTCTGGTTTATATGCTGTCGCGCCGTGCCGCTGAGGGAAAACGGTCCGAAGATTTCAACTCTGGCAAGGCGGCGGTGGGCACCGGCCCGTACAAATTCCTGCGTTGGCAGCCTGGCGATAGCCTGGAACTGGAGCGCAACGAGCACTATTGGGGCCGCAGGCCCGATTTTGACCGCGTGTTGATCCGCTATATCGCCAACGACGCGGCGCGTATCTCGGCGTTGCTGTCCGGGTCGGTTGACCTGATAGACAGCGTGCCGCCTACCGACGCCAAAAACCTGAAGGACAAGCCTGGCTATACGCTGTATCAGTCGCCATCGGCACGGCTGATCTACCTGGCACTGGATTCGTCGCGCGACATCAGTCCCTTCGTGACTGACGCCGACGGCAAGCCGATGCGTGCCAACCCGCTCAAAGACGTGCGCGTTCGCCAGGCGATTTCGAAAATGTTCATGCGCGAGCCCATCACCACCCGCCTACTCAGCGGGGCCGGCGTGCCCGCCGGTCAGATGGTGCCTGAGGGTCTGGGCGGCTATGCGTCCAGCCTGCCAGCGCCCGCCTATGACCTGGAAGGCGCCCGCGCCTTGCTGGCCCAGGCGGGCTATCCGAAAGGTTTCGGACTGACCCTGCACTCGTCCAATGACCGCTTCGCGGGCGACAGCGATCTGGCGCAAGCCTTGGCGCAAATGATGGCTCGCGCCGGTGTGCGCATCAATGGGGTGGTCACGCAACCCTACAACGTCTACGCGGGTGCTAGCGGCAAGCAGCAATACAGCGCCTTCATCTTCTCTTATGGCAACAACACGGCCGATTCGTCCAACGGGCTGACCAATGTGCTGGCCACTTACGACAAGGCAGCGGGCACCGGCGCCTTCAACCGTTCGCGCTATTCCAACCCCGAACTGGACCGGTTCTTAAGCCAGGCCTCGCAGGAATTCGACCCCGAAAAACGCGACGCTCTGTTGCGCCGGGCTGCTGAAGCCGGCTTTAACGACGTCGGCATCGTGCCGCTGTATTTTCCCGTGGCCTTCTGGGGCGCGCGAAACGGCACGGTGATGCACGCCAACAAGCTGGAACGCACGTCCATGCTGTACATACAGGAAGCAAAATGA